Part of the Metarhizium brunneum chromosome 6, complete sequence genome is shown below.
GACAATGTTTCATTAGCGGTCGTTTATGCCTGATTTTATTGACTTGATTGAGTATCAACTGCATTGATGTACAATTAGGTGGCACCTACCAAAATGAGTCGGCCCCCTTGCAGGGACAATATTTCCCTTCAGCCCAGGACAAGATtagctggctggctggctggttgcTTGTACAAACAGTACACCAATCGAAAGCACAAATCAAGCAACTTACCGGACACCTTCCTTGGAAAATAATTGGCTTATGTCCTGGGCCCTCGGAATAGCCAAACGTACAAACAGCCTCAGCAGACTTGTCTGCGTATGCAGCCAAGAGATTGTTCAAACCTTCGTGGCCAATACCCGCCAAGAACCATTTACTGTACTCAAACCAACAAGGGGTCGTTAGAAGAAGCAGGTAGCCATATGATGAATTTGCCGGCTCGGTACTTGGGTCCTCGTCTTACATATAGGGTCCTGGTAGCCCTGCAAGAGCATTGAAACACAGGGCTGTGTCTTCCACAAGTACTGGCCCATTGACAAGTTCAGCAGCCCTACGACACTTGGACTCGGTTACCTCCTCAATGGAACCCTGGACCTCCTCGACGTCTATGGGATTGCTTCGGACTTCGATACCAGGCTCAAGTATGGCCTTTACCTCCCGAAGCTTGTTCGAATTGCCGGTGACGAAATTAATACATGGCGCCATAGTGCCGTCTTATACACATGTAGAATTTTGAATTCCTGCCGAATAGTGTCAATATCCTAAAATCCAATCGTTGCTCCCTTATGCACACATCGTTGGCACATAAATAGCGAGCATGCTAGTGTGAAAAAGGATGTGTTCCCCCAACGAATAGGTCCATTCCATATGGGAGGCAAATGTCGATGACCGAAGGAGGGGTAAAAATTGGACATTTACCTCGTGAAAAGGTGCACAATTTCGAGAGAAGATATGTTGGCTCAGGTTCCAGATGCCCAGAACAGGAATGGTGGTATAACTGGAAGCAGTTTTCTAGGAGCTGTGCTGCAAATGTTGGTCCATTCTGATGAGAGAGCAGGCAAAACTAAAGCCCCGTTATGTGCATACCAAAATAGTGGCGGGAACATATAACCCGAAGCATCCAAACAGGAAGCCCCCAGTCGTGATGGCTCATATATTGTTGCAATTTTCTAAAGAAAGCAGACGTCGCTCCACCTTCTCAGTCTATCAAATATCTTCTCTTGTACCCCTTTGCCCTTCAAGTCTTGCTATTCAAGAATTACCTGCAGAAGTATTATCCAGCTTCCATTGCTTAACCCACGCTTCAATCCGGTCTACATTAGACTCCATCTCATCAGAGGTGTTGCTCATCAGCTCAATGACAATCTCCTCATCAAAGCCCTCCCGTGCCTCTTGAAGTAACACCTCCATGATTTCCGAGTCCAGGTTCTCCTGAAGCTTGGCTTCGGCATAGTCTCTATTTATCATAAGATGCATCAGACTTCCAACTCTGGCTCTTTGAGAATGTATGACAGAGAATAAAGAACGGCATTGCACATTTGGGGTCGCCATGTTGCTCACCTAGCCGTCAACCTGTCAAACAAGGTTGAAGAATCCACCCTCAAAACCACAACCAGGTCTATCCAGCTTCGTGGGAAAAGATCACAGGCATGCCAGTCGATTATACAGCCACCAGCTTTGACATCTTCCTCAATGGCATCTAGTAGCTGAGAAAAGTATTCGCAGTCAGTCGTAGTGAGTTGTTAGGTAGTGGACGGCCTATTCTTACTTTGTCTTCATCCACAATCCAGCTCTGGTACTCGTCACTCCAACCTTCGTGACACTCCTTATCCTTGACTATTTGGTTCACGGAGACATGTCGAAGTCCAGTTCGCTCTGCCAAAATCTCGCTGTGGGTGGTCTTGCCCACACCGGGAGTTCCAGTTACAATGATGTTCGGGCTTTGTCTCATCTTGCTCCTGTGACACTGTATATAAATAGACTTGTCAGTTGTTtatgttttctttttcctcgATATTATTTGGGAACCCTCCCTCAGCCCGAAATGTCTTTGAATGTCAGCGGTCAAATTTCGAAGAGAATTCTAGAGCGTTACCGCCCCAGTACTTTAAAACTCCACATTTTGGAGTTCATACTATGCCTACACCGAGGCACATCCTCGCTTTGATGCATATATGCCACTCCAGGTCCGAGATCCATATTCTACGACACGGTTAACGAATGCCATACATTGTTGTTTTTCATTAAAAGAAGGGGAATCCCTAGAGTCTAATTATAAAATGAGACCCAAAAATGCGTCATCATAGCTAGACATACATTTACATCAATAGATAAGTGCCTAACATCTGCCAGACAACTGATCGTTTCCGAATACGTCGGCGATAATCCCTCAGTCAACAGTGCCTTGAAGTCGCAACATCTTCCCTCATACATCTGCAATACATGACATGTCATAGTGTGCGCCAAGCTCCTCAAAGATCCATACACAGCTTGACTGGGGTCGTAAGCATAGCAGCCTAGCAACGCATCCTCTACCCAGTGGTCAAAACAAACCCAATAAAATGTACAGCGTCTATTCTATGATCTTCCAGCTACTGTTTGCAAAATCGAAAAATTACAAAACCTGCGTAGATGGTTTACTTCTTTTATTGTGCAGGCTCAACAGCGGTTTCATCTGCTTCAAGAATatcgtcgtcttggccttCGAATTCGCCGGCATTTCCATACTCGAGCTTTTCTTGTTGGGCGATAGCTTGAGCCGAGACTATTTCAGCCAATCGTTTTAAACGAGGAGTTTGCAGCCCTTGTGGGTAGATTAGCTCAAGGCAAAACATAACGCGAGTTATTAGTATAGCTTACAAGATGGGGTGTAAGTCTCGAGCGCAGTAATCGCTCGAGGTTCTGCAATCTCGTAGGGTCCGCTATCATCCATATCAACTGCCTGAAGAAGCAGTACATCACTCTTCTCAGTCACTCTAGAGGCAACAGCCTTCATGATTTCTCCATTAATAGGCTGTTCGTAGTCTGCGACTAGGTACTGGTTTAGCAACTTTTGGATTTGGTTTGGTGAGAGCCTAGAAGGAAGGGTGTTAGCCATGAGCAATGCCAACCGTTTTCTTGGTCTagagcaacagcagcacaTACATCCAACATATGTCCTGGATTATTTCAATGTCGTTTAGAGTAGCTTTCTTGAGTTGAAGGAGTTTTGTTGCTTGCTAAGCCATAGTAAAGGATATCAGTAAAATGTTCATCGCCAAACTTTGGTTATCCGAAATCAAACTAGCTTACCATCAAATGCTCAAGCTGAAGCGTGCCTTCTGGCATATCATGGCTCTTACACCACTCCTCAATGCGCGTGATGTTATAGTTGATTTGCAGGCCTCGCTTCCATGAGAGGAAGTTGCGGCGCATGAGCAAGTCATTGAATGCAGTAACGCCGACAAGGCGAAGAAGCTCTGTGATCGTCTGTGTGAGAATAGAGTCTTCCAGGTAGAAAGCCTTCATGGCCCGGAAGACACTGTTGAGCAAGCTCAATAGATTGTCCATGCTGTATGCTGGGGCAGAGTTGGACTGCAGAAGCTTGCCCAAAAACCTATTGCTCTCATTGGTGATGAAACCAGGAAGAGATTGCGATTCAATGATAGCTGGGATGATCATCTTGTGCAACTTTTTCTTCAGGACCTTCATCCAAGTATGGTAGATATTGAACTCCAAGCTCTCGAGGTCGTGCTTGACAATTTCAAGCAGGCGGTCATATTCGTAGTTATCAGTCTTCTGTGTCTCGTACCAGTCTTCAGCAAGAAAAACGAATGACAACATCTCGTGGACGTTGGAAAGCCAGAATGCACCAGGGTTGATTGCCTCGTCCCCGTCGTGTTGCATTACCTCCTGCTGAATGGATTGCATCACATTTGCTAGGAAACGTTCTGATTCCTTGACAAACCCATTATTCCACATCTCAGAGGTGACTAGGTTAATGAGGTAGGAGGGGAACAACACTTCTTTATCGGAAGGCGGAGGGGTTGAATTTGGTGAGGGAATTTTCAGGTTGCGAATCAAGCCCATGGTCACCTCTTCGTTCAAGCCATCCTCGTCGGCAAGAAGGGACTCTAATTCCATTTCAATGTTATCAACCCCAGGAATATACGTTGTACCGGACAAGTTCTGCCGATGAGCAGTGTTTGTGACAGCCATGGAGACTGGGCGAGGATTGTAGGCGGCACTGAAGCGATCCAAATCTCGGGGCTCAGCTCCGGCACTTCTACGCTTCGGCTTTTTGGAGGCAACGAGGTTAATGAGTCCAGTACCTGTCAATGCTGTCGCCGGGGTACCATTGGCGAGATCTCCATTGACAGGAGCGGTTCTCTTGGCCACTTCCAAAGCGTCACGCAGAGCGTCAAGCTCTTGTCTGAGACTGACATTGTCCTTTTCTCTGTCATTGCTCGTCTGCTTTGCAGACTCCAGTTCTGTGTTTGACAGGCGTAGTGATTCTCTTAAGTCACGCTCCTCTTCTTGCATTCGTTTAATATTTGCTGTTGACTCATCGAATGCCTGCTGTagtttcttcatctcctcctccattGCCTGTAGACGCGCAACTGCGATACCCGCCTGGTTAGCCTCGGTCTGCAGTTCCTTCGTTCTTGCCTCAAGTGCGTTGTGTCGATTCTTCCACGACTTGATCTGACTTTCGTAGTTCTCAACTTGTGCCGCAAGgtttttgttcttttctttcaTCGA
Proteins encoded:
- the HBR1 gene encoding Adenylate kinase isoenzyme 6 HBR1, whose amino-acid sequence is MRQSPNIIVTGTPGVGKTTHSEILAERTGLRHVSVNQIVKDKECHEGWSDEYQSWIVDEDKLLDAIEEDVKAGGCIIDWHACDLFPRSWIDLVVVLRVDSSTLFDRLTARDYAEAKLQENLDSEIMEVLLQEAREGFDEEIVIELMSNTSDEMESNVDRIEAWVKQWKLDNTSAGNS